tcaagtagttgttatagtagctataagtgatggacaaccatgaagcggcgccactgaccttgacgccatgcccggtgatgatggagatcatgtccgtgctttggagatggagatcaaaagcacaaagacgaaaggccatatcatatcacacattatgaattgcatgtgatgttaatccttttatgcatcttattttgcttagatcgcgacggtagcattataagatgatccctctcactaaatatcaagataataaagtgttcatccttagtatgcaccgttgctaagacttgtcgtttcgaagcatctcgtgatgatcgggtgtgatagactctacatgtgcatacaacgggtgcaagccagatttgcacacgcggataccaaggttgccttgacgagcctagcatgtacgtacatggtctcggaacacgggataccgaaaggtagagcatgagtcatatgaatgatatgatgaacactttgagtgttcgcctttgaagctacatcttttctcgtgaagatcggacttggtgtagtggatttggttcgtgtaatcactaagacaatgcgagggatgttgttttaagtgggagttcacctagttaatttcagaattaaaattgaactcaatttatcataaacttagtctaaactctttgcaaatatgttgtagatcatggcgcccctccatcaattttaaccagctcctagagaaagaaaagcttaagggcaatggtagcaacttcaccgatcggttccgtcatgtgaggattttcctcaccgGTGGAAACccgcaatatgtgctcgaagcaccgctaggtcccccaccacctcctgcaatgtccgaggacataaagaatgtttatgagattcgggcaactcggtactccaaagttcagtgtgccatcttgtgcagtttagaggcagagctccaaaagcgttttgagcaccacgacccatgtgagatgatgcgtgagctcaaacttatctttgagactcatgcggccgtggagagctatgaggcctcgaagcagttctttacctgcatgatggaagaaggcagctccgttagtgagcacatgctcgtcatgtccggcatgcgaagaagctcaatgacttggggatgatgatccctaaccagctgggtattcatcgtgtccttcaatcaccgccaccaagttacaagaacttcgtgatgaactacaacatgcgtaacatgaataaagatttacctgaaatcttttccatgctgaaatctgctgaagtagagattaagaaggagaaccaagtgttgatggtcaacaagaccaccagtttcaaaaagcaaggcaagcctaacaagggtaacttcaagaagggcggcaagaaagttgcaccgcatcctgagaagcctaaggctggtcctaaacctgagactgtgtgctattactgccaggggaaggggcactggaagcgcaattgctccaaatacttggccgatctgaagagcggccacgtcaaaaagaaaggtatatttgatatacatgttattgatgtctatcttaccggttctcgtagtagtgcccgggtatttgatactcggttcggttgctcacatttgtaactcgaaacagaactGCGGAATAGACGAAGCCCGGCAagagacgaggtgacgatgcgcgttggaaatggatccaaagtcgatgtgatcgctcgtcggcacgctccctctacatctaccttcgggattagttttaaaccttaataattgttatttggtaccgcgttgagcatgaacattatatccggatcttgtttaatgcaagacggttattcgtttaagtctgagaataatggttgttcgatttatatgagtaatgtcttttatggccatgcacctgagatgaatggtttattcttgttaaatctcgatagtagtgatacacatgttcataacattaatGCTAAGCGAatgaaattgaatgataattctacttatatgtggcactgtcgtcttggtcatattggagtgaagcgcatgaagaaactccattccgatggacttcttgagtcacttgactttgagtcacttgacagatgcgaagcatgtctaatgggaaaaatgactaagactccattttctggtacaatggagcgagctacatacttattggaaatcatacataccgatgtgtgcggaccaatgagtgtagcatcgcgcggtggttatcgttatgttctaaccttcacggatgatctgagtagatatggatatatttactttatgaaacataagtccgagacttttgagaagttcaaggaattccaaagtgaagtagaaaatcaacgtaacaagaagattaagtttctgcgttctgatcgctggaggcgaatatccgagttatgagtttggcatgcatttaaagaaatgcggaatactttcacagcttgacaccgccgggaacaccacagcgtaatggtgtgtccgaacgtcgtaatcgaactcgcttagatatggttcggtctatgatgtctcttaccgatttgccgttatcgttttggggttatgcattagagacagccgcattcactttaaatagggcaccatctaaatccgttgaaacgacaccgtatgaactatggtttggaaagaaacctaagccgtcgttccttaaagtttggggttgcgaagcttatgtaaagaagttacaaccgacaagctagaacccaaagcggagaaatgcgtcttcataggataccctaaagaaacaattgggtacactttctatcacagatccgaaggcaaaatctttgttgccaagaacggatcctttcttgagaaggagtttctcactaaagaagtgactcggaaggaaagtagaactcgacgaggttaatgaaccttctctcatagatcgtaGTAGCGCAGCTGTCGGAAGAAATTCCCGCACAGCccgcaccgataggagaggaagcgaatgatgatgatcatgaaacttcgaacgaggaagctaccgaacctcgcagatcgacgagggaacgtaccactcctgattggtatgatcctcgtctcgaatgtcatgattgtggacaacaatgatgaggaccccgcgacgtatgaagaagcaatgatgagcccagtattccaacaaatggcaagaagccatgaaatccgaaatgggatccatgtatgataacaaagtatggactttggtagacttacccgatagccgcaaggtcagtcgagaataaatggatcttcaagagaaaaacagatgccgatggtaatattactgtctataaagctcgacttgtcgcaaagggtttccgacaaattcaaggagttgactacgatgagactttctcacccgtagcgaagctaaagtctcgtgaggattttgttagcaatagctgcatttttcgattatgaaatctggcgtatggatgtcaaaacggcgttccttaatggtgatattgaggaagagttgtatatggtacaacccaaaggttttgtcgatcctgaaaatgtcgacaaggtatgcaaacttcagcgttccatttatggaccgaagcaagcatcccggagttggaatctacgctttgatagagtgatcaaagacttcggttttatacggactcatggtgaggcctcgtatttacaagaaagtgagtgggagctccgtagcgttcctcgatattatatgtagatgacatattattgattgggaatgatatagaactattaagcaagtgttaaaggttatttgaataagtgtttttcaatgaaagaccttggtgaagcagcgtacattttaggcatcaagatgtatagagatagatcaagacgcctaatagggctttcgcaGAGTACATacttggacaagattctaaagaagtttagaatggatgaaagcaagaaagggttcttgcctatgttgccaggtaaggtcttgagtaagactcaaggtccagctacagcagaagaaagagagaggatgagcaagatcccctatgcttcggcagtaggctctctcatgtatgccatgctgtgtactagaccggatatcgcacatgctgttagtttgaccagcagatatcaaagtgatccaggaatggaacaccggacagctggtcaagaatatcccgaagtacttgaaaaggactaaggatatgtttctttgttatggcggtgaccaagagctcgttgtaactagttacaccgatgcaagttggaacaccgatcccgatgactctaagtctcgatccgggtacgtgtttatattgaatggtgcggcgaTAAGCTGGAGCAGCTCGGcaaggtgcacggtggcgaaatcttcaacagaatccgaatatatagcggcttcgcaggcttcatcgaagcggtatggatgaagaggttcattgttgagcttggtgtggttcctagtgcattggacccgttaatcatttattgtgacaacacgggtgccatcgccaatgcaaaggaaccaaggtcacacaagaagctgaagcatatcaagctgcgttatcactcgattcgcgagtacatcgaagatggagaagtagagatttgcaaagtacacaccgatccgaatgttgcggatccgttgactaaagctctccctagggcaaagcatgaccaacaccggaatgctatgggtgttaggtatattacaatgtaatctagattattgactctagtgcaagtgggagatcgtaggagatatgcccaagaggcaataataaaagtggttattatttatatctctatgtttatgataaatgtttatatgtcatgctataattgtattaaccgaaacattgagtacatgtgtgatatgtagacaacaagaagtccctagtatgcctcttgtataactagcttgttgattaatggatgattatggtttcataatcatgaacattggatgttattaataacaaggttatatcattagtatgaatgatgtaatggacacacacccaattaagcgtagcataagatcaagtcattaagttcatttgctataagctttcgatacatagttaccttagtccttatgaccatgagatcatgtaaatcacttataccggaaaggtactttgattacaccaaacaccactgcgtaaatgggtggctataaagatgggattaagtatccggaaagtatgagttgaggcatatggatcaacagtgggatttgtccatcccgatgactggatagatatactccgggccctctcggtggaatgtcgtctaatgtcttgcaagcatatgaatgagttcataagagaccacataccacggtacgtagtaaagagtacttgtcaggagacgaggttgaacaaggtatagagtgataccgatgatcaaacctcggacaagtaaaatatcgcgagacaaagggaattggtaatatatgtaaatggttcattcgatcactaaagtcatcgttgaatatgtgggagccattatggatctccagatcccgctattggttattggtcggagtgagtactcaaccatgtccgcatagttcacgaaccgtagggtgacacacttaaagttggatgttgaaatggtagttcttgaatatggaatggagttggtatatttgttcggagtcccggatgtgatcccggacatcacgaggagttccggaatggtccggagaataagattcatatataggatgtcattttatgtgaataaaatgtcgcggaaggttctatggaaggttctagaaggttctagaaaagtccggaagaaaccaccaaggaaggtggagtccacaagggactccacctccatggccggccaaccctagtgggggaggagtcccaagtggactccccctttaggggccggccaccccccacatgggaggtgggaatcccacctttgggtgggagtcctagttgggctaggattgccccctcctatggaaggatttggttcgggtcttattcgaagacttggacaccacctcttggggttccacctatataatgagggaccaaggggagggggccggccacccaagaaccaccaaggtggccgcaccccttagtggccggcgcccctctccccaaaccctagccgcccgctcctccacatcccgcatagcttagcgaagctccgccggacttctacaccgccaccgacaccacgccgtcgtgctgtcggattcaagaggagctactacttccgctgcccgctggaacggggaggtggacgtcgtcttcatcaacaaccgaacgtgtgaccgagtacggaggtgctgcccgttcgtggcgccggaaccgatcgtgatcaagatcttctacgcgctttacaagcggcaagtgaacgtctaccgcagcaacaagagcctcatcttgtaggctttggaatctcttcaagggtgagactcgataccccctcgttgctaccgtcttctagattgcatcttggcttggattgcgtgttcgcggtaggaaaatttttgttttctatgcaacgttatcctacaaatgtttggaccaagcacggagaagaaggggttatgatggaagacggcgatgaagaagaagataacgatgaccagtaccgatctatgttctctgaatgcgatgataccgcaatggaagacaatgaagaagaaggaggtgaagaacaggcagcagatgatcctgttgatgatgatcttcgtcgggccatttctgatgcaagaagagactgtggcacggataaggagaggttgcagttcgacaatatgttagaggaccaccacaaattgttgtacccaggttgtgaacatGGGCAGAGAaaactgggtagcatattggaattgctgaaatggaagacagaggtcggtgtgactgactcgggatttgaaaaattgatgataatattaaagaagttgtttccaagaaataacgaattgcccgtcagtacgtatgaagcaaagaagcttgtctgccctctaggattagatgtgcagaagatgcatgcatgcattaatgactgtatcctctaccgcggtgagaagtacgagaatttgaataaatgtccgatatgcggtgcattgcggtataagatcgaaaagatgaccccggtgatgttgagggagagccacccaggaagagggttctgcgaaggtgatgtggtatgctcccataataccacggttgaaacgtttgttcagaaacaaagagcatgccaagttgttgcgatggcacatggaagaacgtaagaaagacgcgatgttgaggcacccagctgatggtcggcagtgaagaaacatcgggagagagttcccggattttgcaggtgaggcaaggaacctcTCCTCAAGTATTTAACACCTCTCCTCAAGTCTAGGCCggtgaacctttttttttttatctcgcaCATGGGCATTAGCCGTGTATCATTGGATTTCTTTTTAAGAAGGCtgcaaatatttattttaaatattgCGTTGGCTAGGATCTAAACCCAGGACAAGACCAATCTGATGAAGGAGGACTAGACAATTATATTTAACACTTAGTTGTGTGACCGTCCATACATTTTGTACTAGATCATCCGACGGTGGCGGGTGCGGTAGATCACTACCACCATGGGACTGACTTAATATTATCCTATAATTTTCTTATATCTTGGGAATGCACTTGTACAAGTTTTCCAAAAAAAGGTCGTAGTGAAAACTTATATCTTAAAAGTGAAAACTTGTAGTACCAAAAGACTTAAAAGGTGTCAGCTGTCAAACCAACCAACCCAAACAACAAGATGGAAACACAAATCAGCTCTAGTAACATAAAAAAAATGCCTAGAATTGGCCGCCGAGTTCATACAAATCTGTGGGTTCTGCAAAAGTCGACTATCAAATAGCATGAACTTATACTTctaaaaaataagaagaaaaaggcTACTTGCACGGAAAAGGGGATGCACGATAAGCAGATCTCCAACTTTCTCATACTCCCTCCGGAAGATCTAACACTCACTCTCACCCAACCAACTATCATGTATCAATTCCCTTTATTCTGCAAAAGGAAGAACGAACCATGGGTCAAAACCGGCAGGAGTTTCTCCGGTATTGTAAAGTCACATATTTATTTTGGTCAACATAAATTGCTTCCTAGGTTAGCTTTTCAGAAAGACAAAAAGAAGAGAGCGAAAAagagtgggagagagagagagagttgcaTCCATCCAACAAGGCAACAACTACTATAAGTAGAGCTCTCTATCAGCTACGTAGCATGCATCCAAACCCAAGCGACTAAGCACAATTATCAACACAACACAACCCGACCGACCGCCACCGCCCCACACCATGAGCATGAAGAAGGAGGCGTCCTCGCTGTCCGAGCTCGGCTTCGACGTCAACTTCGGCGCCGGCTTCTTCCGCCAGGTGCCACCATCCGGCTGCGACAATGGAGAAGGGacccagcgccggcggcggcccaCCAAGGTCTCGGTCATCGGCGCGGGAGACGTGGGCATGGCCATCGCGCAGACGATCCTGACGCAGGGCCTCGCCGACGAGATCGCTCTCGTGGACGCCGACGCCGGCAGGGTCCGAGGCGAGATGCTCGACCTGCAGCACGCCGCGGCGTTCCTCCCGCGCGTCCGCATTGTCGCCGGCACCGACGTCCTCGCGCTCACCAGAGGCTCCGACCTGGCCATCGTCACGTTGCCCGGGGCGCGCCCAGTGGGCCACCATGGCGTGGAGCTGCTGCGGAAGAACGTGGCCGTGCTGCGGGAGGTCgtgccggcggtggcggagggGTCGCCGGACTCGCTGCTGCTGGTCGTGTCGAACCCCGTGGACGTGCTCGCGTACGCGGCGTGGAAGCTTTCAGGGTTCCCGGCGAGCCGCGTGATCGGTTCCGGCACCAACCTCGATTCCTCCAGGCTCCGGCGCCTCCTCGCCGACCACCTCGGCGTGGGCGCGCaggacgtgcatgcgtacatggtcgGCGAGCACGGCGGCACAGCGGTGGCGCTGTGGTCCAGCATCAGCGTCGGCGGCATGCCGGTGCTGAGCTACCTCCAGAAGACCCACGCGTCCTTCGACGGGGAGGCCCTAGAGGGGATCCGCCGGGCCGTGGTGGGCGGCGCGCGCGAGGTGATCGGGCTGAAGGGGTACGCGTCGTGGGCCATTGGCTACTCGGTGGCCAGCCTTGCCCGGTCGCTCCTCCGCGACCAGCGGCGCGTCCACCCGGTCTCGCTGCTCGCCAAGGGGTTCATCCCCGGCAACGATCACGAGGTCTTCCTCAGCCTCCCGGCAAGGCTCGGCAGGGGCGGCGTGCTCGGGGTCGCGGCGGAGCTGGAGCTCACCGCCGACGAAGAAAGCACACTCCGTCGGTCGGCGGAGACGCTCTGGGAACATTGTCAGGCGCTCGGTATATAGCAAAGATGTAACGCACATGAATCATGAAGCTTCAATTCCAAGACTGAATAAAGAAGATTGCCGAGATACAAATTACAAATACAGTACATTGTTGTGCTGATAATTGTGCCTCCACGGTTAGGTTCTAGAAGCTATTCTTCAGGATCTAGACCGCAATAGACATGCTACATGTAACTCATCAAGCTCAacaaagttcctattttgccgGTAAAAAATATACTGTATATCTTTCTATTAGAAGAGAATGTCGCTTTTTATTGGAGCAGAAGTAGTACATGTTTTTTTGTAAAATAtccttgcatctattaataatcatcaaccggAGAAGCACCAGAAAAGAGCTCTAAAAGTATAATAATTACATATAGATTCTTACATCACCTACTGAACACTACAAGCACTAGAGCGAGCCGAAGTCACACCACCGTACTCACACCTTCCTCACTAGAGCAAAGCAAAGcttatcgtagtagagcttgCTGTAATAGACATATAAAAAGTTATCGTGCTTAAACCTCAAAAAGCTAGTGTAGCAAAGCAACAACCATCGCCTAAAGACAAGAACCATAAATCAGAATGATCATGCTTGCAACCACACCAACTAACACGAACATCAAACGGATCATAGGAGATCCAACGAGAAGACAACTCCACACGTTCACCGCCAGTGCTAGGCGCACTACCGAAATGAGGATAAGGCAAGGGAAGGACCTTACTCTAACTTTAGagcgtagccgccgcctcaccgccCAAAGCAAGACACTGCAAATACCTTTTTTCGAGACTACACCCTAGAAGGTGTATCAAATATCATAGAAGAAGAGGTCAAGACGGATGAAATGCGCAAATAATGGCTACACGATACAAACATGGCTCACATGGTTTACAACACAACCCACACCAGCTGGAAGACAAACTCGCTTTGCACTGTCTAGAGGAGGCGAGGCACTAAGCTACTAGGACGTGTCACGACCAACGAAGGGAACTTCGAGGGGAGGGGGCGACTTCAACTCCAGGATGGTACAAGCCAATGCCCCGCCCGCCCATAAGTGCCTAGATTTAGCGAgtgaacgaggttgaactagacaAAAGTAGGCATTGAACGAGAAGTGCCAGCGATGGTGTACATAGCGCCTCAGAAGCCCATGCTCTGTCAACCACCAACGACTCGAACTGGTGCACCAAGGACTCCCCGAACCACCTAGGCTACACCCCCAAGAAGGAAACGACACAGCCCCGGTAATGCCGCATGGTTCGAAGACCGAATCAAGGTTTCCCCTGGTGTTCTAGGGAGGGAAGAACGGGCAAAGCCATGACGGCGCCTCCAACAAGGTGACGGCGCCCGTGGGCATCGCCGTCATCAGCTTATGAAGGGATTTCTACCCGGCGTTGTCGTCAACCCCAAGCCCGTCGGATATGCGGAGCAAGGAGCCGCCTTTTAGCCTTCTCGCCGTCAAGAGGTGATCTCTGTCGTCATCAGAGCAGGAGGTGCCGACCACTGTCTCACCACAACCACCACGGGGGCAGGATGGCGAGAATCCAACCCGCCGCCACCCGGCCGGCCGCCGACACCACCATGCTGCCGAGCAACCGACACCTACATGCGACAATGAGTCTGCCTGCAACGGTGGATCTATATCTGGCCCGCGAGCGAGCGCTGAGTTCCAGGCCATCACCGCATGGATGCCTCCAACGCGAAGGAGAGCATCACATCTATTGCCATCCACGAGATGCGATCGTAGCCGGAGCCCCGCAACACTTCGTTGCGGGACATCCGTCGCGCAAGGGTGAGGCCCCGTCGCCGCCCGAACTTTACCCAGCGGGACTTCTGCCAGCGGCGGAGGAGAGGGGGCCGAGGGTGGGAGGGGCTCGAGGCCGGCGGTGCGGGTTGCCCCCGTGTAGCCTAGGGTTGGGTGACGCGGGGGTAGGAAGTGTTTTCACTGCGAATACCTACAAAAAAAAGAACAATTGAAACCAAAATTGAAACCTCCGCTGGCGAGAGGTTGTGGTCTGCCGCACGTCCAAATCCCCAAGGCCAACCGAAGGTAGGGCGGACTAGGGACGTTGCCGGCGTTAAGGAAGAAACTCTAGATTGGTTTTCTTGAATCGCCTCAACATCATTTGCAAAACGAAAAAGAGAAACACGCTGAATGTAGACCTTTTTATTCTAGGAAAATGTCGCTTTTACAACGCACACAGCGACACACACAACCTCCAAATTAACACAGGGGGTATACGTACGTAGATACGTGGTGATACGTACTGTATGAACAATAGAGGGTACACTAGTTTGGTAGGCTGCTTGATGACTGACTGATCAGGCGCAGGTGAAGCCCTTGGGCACCTTGCAGCCGCAGTAGTTTAGCAGCAGCGTGAGATCGACATCGATGTCGAGGTTGATGCCGAGGACGTTTGCGTTGATGGCGAGGCAAACGCAGGCGGCGGCGTCCAGGTCGATCGACGAGGCCGGAGATGAGGGAGCAGCAGGGCTTCTTGGCCGGCTGCGGCCCCAGCACCACGTGGATCAGCCCGTCCAGCACGTCGGCACACACCGCCAGCTTCACCGCGTTCACCGGGCAGTGTCCCACCGGAGAGGGGCACGGGTGGCCGTTACACGCCTCTGCCGGCCGCGCGCCGCCCAGGCACAGCGCGGCCACGACCACCACCGCTACGATCATGCTTGTCTTGGATGCCGCCATTGCTCGATCTAGACTACGCGCGTGAGTAGCTAGTTAGCGATAGGACAGGTGATGGAGCTGTAGTTGTGTGGGTGTGGT
The window above is part of the Lolium rigidum isolate FL_2022 unplaced genomic scaffold, APGP_CSIRO_Lrig_0.1 contig_41079_1, whole genome shotgun sequence genome. Proteins encoded here:
- the LOC124681374 gene encoding L-lactate dehydrogenase B-like; the protein is MSMKKEASSLSELGFDVNFGAGFFRQVPPSGCDNGEGTQRRRRPTKVSVIGAGDVGMAIAQTILTQGLADEIALVDADAGRVRGEMLDLQHAAAFLPRVRIVAGTDVLALTRGSDLAIVTLPGARPVGHHGVELLRKNVAVLREVVPAVAEGSPDSLLLVVSNPVDVLAYAAWKLSGFPASRVIGSGTNLDSSRLRRLLADHLGVGAQDVHAYMVGEHGGTAVALWSSISVGGMPVLSYLQKTHASFDGEALEGIRRAVVGGAREVIGLKGYASWAIGYSVASLARSLLRDQRRVHPVSLLAKGFIPGNDHEVFLSLPARLGRGGVLGVAAELELTADEESTLRRSAETLWEHCQALGI